The window GGTGGTGAACCGTTCGAATCGGCGCAGGACAAAACCGCCGACGAAGTCGTCCTCACGCAACCGGAGGAACCGGCTCGCCACCCGCCACGCGGCCACACCATCGGAGATGTCGGGAATGTAGGCCGCCTCGTGCCAGTGGTGCTTCATCGACTTCGTGTAGTCCCGGAGCACCGCCGGCCCCGCCCCCAACTCGGCGCGTACCCGGTCGAAGTCCGCCCGGTCCGTGCCCGTGGTCCAGGCCGATCGCGGCGTGACCTCGGCCAGCGCCGGATACCAACCGGGTAGCTCGTGTGCCCGCCGGTACTGCTCGCCGGTGGTCCGCAGGGTCACCCCCCTCCCGGCCAGCGCGTCGGCGAACGCGGCGTACCGCTCGCCGCGCAGCATCCAGCCCCGGTAGACCGCCGTACCGCCGCCCTTCACCGAGGCGACGGCCCGCTCGACCTCCTCGCCTCGGGCGAGTGCGTCGTGGTCGACCAGGCCGACATCGAGCCCGGCGGCTCGGGCGGCTTCCGCCTCCGGGGCGAAGTGTTCGTCCGGACGGCGGGGACGGAGAGGGTTCGCGGGCACCAGCAGCATCACGGGCACATTCTTCCGGTGACGGGCACCGGGTCTCCAACCGATATCGGCGGGGTCGGTCAGGCGATCGGGATGCCGCGTCCTCCGGTTGTTCCGGCACCGACAACACCGCCGGCTTCGACGGGTGCGTCAGTGGCGGTCGAGGCGTCGAAGCTGGCGTGGGCCCGACGGATGTCGGTGTCGTGGTCCACGGCCCACTCGCCGAGCGCGATGACGAGCGGGAGCAGTGACCTGCCGAGGTCGGTCAGGCCGTACTCGCTCCCCTGCCACTGCTGCACGGCGGCGGTCCGCCGGACGAGTCCGTCCCGTTCGAGCAGGCGGAGCGTACGGGTCAGCATCCGGCGACTCAGTCCGTGGATGGTGCGGTCGAGCTCGTTGAAGCCGTAAGCACGCTGGGCGAGCAGGGCGAGTACGAGCACGCTCCACTTCTCGCCGACCCGGCGCAACACGTCCGTCGCCGCGCACGCCGCCCGGTCATCCGCCGTGACCGGCAACGGAATGATCGCCGCCGTCCCGTCGGCCCCGCCCCGTCCGGGGAACATCGATGTGCCTTCTTCTCCGCCGCTGCCCACTCCAGCCATGGTGGTCAGGGTACGGCGGGATCACGGAGGGACAGCGATGAAGACAGTCCTTGTCAGCGGCGGCACGAGAGGCATCGGCAGGGGGCTTGTGCTGAGTCTGCTGGGTAGCGGTGACCGGGTGATGGCGGTCGGCAGTGGTGCCGCCAACGGTGCGGCGCTGGTGGACGAGGCCACACGTCTGGGGATGGCGGACCGGCTCTCGTTCATCCGGGCCGACCTCAGCTCGGTTGCCCGTACGGTGACGCTGATCGACGAACTGGTCGCAACGGAACCGGAGTTGGACGCCCTGGTACTCGGCGCGTTCCGCTACAACCCGCGTCGGATCATCACCGCCGAGGGCTTCGAGCACACGTTCGCGCTCTATGTGCTCAACCGGTTCCTGCTCGCCCGTGGTCTGCTACCGGCCCTGGAGCGGGCCGCCGATCCGGTGATCGTCAGCCTCTGCGGGACCGGTGGCATCCCCGTCGGGCGGATCCACTGGGACGATCTCCAGCTCAGCCGGCGCTACAGCGGATTACGCGCGACGATGCAGGCTGCCAGGGCCAACGACCTGCTCGGTGTCGGATTCACCGGCCGGCACCCGGACACCCGGGTCCGGTACGTGCTGTACAACCCGCTGTTCGTCGACACCGCCCTCGCGGATCCGTTCACCCAGCCCACCCGGGCACTGGTCAAGGGGCTCTCCCGCCTGTTCGCGGCACCGGTTGCGCAGGCCCTGCCGCCGATCCTCGGACTGCTGGCGACGCCGCCGGACGAGCCGCTGTCCGCGTACCGCCGGGGGCGCCGGGTCCGGCTGTCCGGATCGGCCTTCGCCCCGGACACCGCCGCCCGCCTGCACCGGGTGCTGGACGGGCTCAGTCCCGGGTAGCGGCGCGTACGGGGAAGCGTTACCGGGCTTCCAGTTGAGCGCTGGCGTACGTCGGTGGGCCAGCCCGAGGCGTCGGCCGGACCGGGCACCGGGCGAGGATCCGCCGCCCCGACGTGGTCACCCGCCGACCGGCTGCGGCTCTCGTTCGGCCGTGAGTTGCCGGGCACGCCGGACCTGCCGGATGCCCACGAGGATCAGGGTGATCGCCGCGACCGTGAAGGCGATGTCGCTGATCAGCTCCTCCGTCGCGGAGACGGGTCGCCACGGGGCCAGGTAGAAGCCGTCCCAGGCGTGGGTGAGCAGGGCACCCCCGGCCAGCGCGAGCCGGTGTCCCTGGTCCCAGCGTGGACTGCGGGACCAGCGCAGGACCAGCCAGGCCATCCCGGTGAGCACGGCGAGGCTGATGGCGACCCCGAGCCAGTTCTCCGGCATCCAGAGCAGGCGGGACGCGACGAGGGCGAGCAGCAGGACCAGTACCCGTCGCTCGGGCGCTCCGGCGCCGGGGCGGGTCGGGCGGTCCGGTACGCGGAACGCGGTCACGATGAAGGCGAGCGCGAGAACGGCGGCCACGGTGAGCTGGACCGCGCTGGCGCTGAAGCCCTCGGTCTCCTGGAGGTCGGCGTAGATGATGGCGCCGCCGAGCAGGTACAGACCAGCGGTCGCCACCAGACCGGGCGTACGCAACCACGGGGTCGTGCTGCGGCGGGGAAACAGGGACTCGATGACGGCGATCGGTACGCCGATGCTCCAGATGGCGTGTCCGGCGACGAACATCAGTCCGAAGTAGCCGCTCATCCGCAGGCCGGGGATGTGGGCGATGCTCTGGAAGTCCACCCCGGCGTAGTCGGGGTTGAACAGTGACTGGTCGAACAGGCCGGCCTCGATGACGCCGTAGGCCAGCCCGAGCAGCAGCATCGTCGCCCAGCCCCGGCCGGTACGGCGGGCCAGCTCGCGGATCAGCAGCGCGCCGCCGCCGTACATCGGTACCAGGAAGATGATCAGCGGCAGGTCGCGGACGGTGTGGCTGCCCATCACGTACTCGCCCACCCAGGGCGCGAGCAGGGCGAGCCCGAGAACGGGCAGCATCCGCCGACCGAGCCGGGGCGGCGGGGCCGGATCGACCGGCGGGGACTGCTGGGTCATACCGACGAGTCTGGATTCCTCGCGGTGACGCGCACTACGAACCGAAGTCTCGTACCGCCGCGACTTCGGTCTACCGCCCGGTCTGTGCGGCGTGGGATCGACGGCGGCAAGCCGGGACATCGTGACGGCGACGGATGGGGAACAATGTCGGGCGTGGAAGCCCTACGCCTGGTGTTGCTCTATGTCCACCTGATCGGTTTCGCCCTGTTGCTGGGCGGTTCGATCGCCCAGTACGTGAGCGGCGTGCTGCGGATCAATCCGGCGATGCTCTGGGGTGCGGGCATCCAACTCCTCTCCGGCCTGGGGCTCGCGGCACCGCTGCGCGACGGTGACGAGCCGTCGCCGGCCAAACTCCTCACCAAGCTGCTGATCGCCATCGCGATCTTCGTGATGGTGTTCTTCTCCCGCAAGCGGGACGCCGTCAACCGCGGCCACTTCCTCGGCATCATCGTGTTCACCCTGGCCAACGCGGCCGTGGCGGTGTTCTGGCGATGACAACCGGGCGCCAGCGCACGGCGACCCGATGACCGTGCTGCGGGTTCGCGGCCGGCTCGTCCGGCGCTGGTAGCCGCCCCGGCGTCGCCCCACTTCCGCCTGTCGCCGGTGCGGGTGACCGGCCACCTGGCAAACTGCCGGTCATGGATCGGGAGCGGGTGACCGAGTGGGTTGCGGCGTACGAGCGGGCGTGGCGTACGCCGGGGACCGACCCGCTGGCCACGATCTTCACCGCCGACGCGAGTTACCTGCAGGGGCCGTACCGGCAACCGGTGCTGGGGCTGCCCGCCATCGCGCGGATGTGGGAGGCCGAGCGCGAGGGGCCGGACGAGGCGTTCCGGATGACCAGTGAGGTGGTCGCGGTCGACGGTGACACCGCGGTCGTACGCGCCGAGGTGCACTACGGCGAGCCGACCAACCAGGAATTCCGCGATCTGTGGATCCTGCGTTTCGCCGACGACGGCCGCTGCCGTGCGTTCGAGGAGTGGCCGTTCTGGCCGCCGAATGCCGGGAACACGTCGCAGGAATAGCTCACCGAATACCGTCGAATCCGTGCCCGCGAATTCGATCGTATTCGTCGACCATTGCACGGTGGGTACCGGGACAAGATAATGGTGCCCGACCGGCCCGGCGACCCCCTCTGCGACCGGCGGTGATTCCGGTCAGTCGGCCGACACGGTGCCGATACCTCGCACAACCACCACTCCAGCGCCGATCGTTCCACTGGACAGCGCCGTACGTTCATCGGGGCTTTGATTTGGCACGGTGGTCAACCGATTGCGGCCGGGCATGATGTTCGGGGCCAGTCATGAGCGTACAACTGCCGAAAAGGCGCAGTCCGTGCTGGCCGAACGCCGAACCGGCGTAGAAGGAGGAAGTGTGCGAATCTCGGTTGCCCGAACAGTTGCGCTACTGGCGGCGTCCAGCGCGGCGCTTGCCATTACCGCCTGTGCGCCCCCGGAGAAGGAAAGCGCCGCGTCGAACAGCGACGCGGCCAAGGCCGTGAGCGTGAGCGACCTCGGTGGGCTCGACAAGCTCGTCGAGGCCGCCAAGAAGGAGGGGCAGCTCAACGTGATCGCGCTGCCGCCGGACTGGGCCAACTACGGCGAGATCATCAAGGCGTTCAACACGAAGTACGGCATCAAGGTCAACTCCGCTCAGCCGGACGCGTCGAGCCAGGACGAGATCAACGCGGCGAACCAGCTCAAGGGCCAGGACGGCGCCCCGGACGTGTTCGACCTCAGCGGCGCGGTGGCGTCGGCCAACACCTCGATGTTCGCCCCGTACAAGGTGGCGACCTGGGACGACGTGCCGGCGGCGCTCAAGGACGCCAACGGCACCTGGGTCAACGACTACGGCGGCTACATGTCGATCGGCTACGACGCGAGCAAGGTCCCGGCGCCGCAGAGCGTCGCGGACCTGCTCAAGCCGGAGTTCAAGGGCAAGGTGGCGCTCAACGGCGACCCGACCCAGGCCGGTGCGGCGTTCAGCGGCGTTGTCATGGCGGCGCTGGGCAACGGTGGCTCGGCCGACGACGTCAGCAAGGGCATCGACTTCTTCGGCCAGCTCAAGAAGGCCGGCAACTTCCTGCCGGTCGACCCGACCTCGACCACTGTCGAGTCGGGCCAGACGCCGGTCGTCATCGACTGGGACTACCTGAACGTCGCCCAGGGCGCCAAGCTCCAGGGCAAGCTCGACTGGAAGACCGTCGTACCGTCGAACGCGGTTGTCGGCTCCTACTACGTGCAGGCGATCAGCAAGGACGCCCCGCACCCGGCCGCAGCGCGGCTGTGGCAGGAGTTCCTCTACTCCGACGAGGGCCAGAACCTGTGGCTCGGCGGTGGCGCGCGTCCGGTACGGGCCGACGCCATGGTCAAGGCCGGCACCCTCGACCAGGCCGCGTACGGCAAGCTCCCCGTCACCAGCGGCGAGCCGGTGTTCCTGACCGACCCGCAGACCGCGAAGGCCAAGGAGAGCCTGGCGGCCAACTGGGCGAAGGCAGTGGGCTGACCGACGATGACCGTCGTTACGCCCCACCCGGACCCCGTGGCGCCCGCGCCCGGGGTCCGGCCCGCCCCGGCCGCCCGGCGCCGGATCAGCCTGCCGGGCCGTGACCTGCTCGGCGTCGTACCGTTCTTCGCATTCATCGTGCTGTTCCTGGCGATCCCCACCCTGGTGGTGGTGATCGGCGCGTTCACCGGCGACGGCGGCGGCTTCACCCTCGACAACCTGTCGGCGATCGGCACCTCGTACATCATGGAGGCGTTCGGGCGCAGCATCCTGCTCTCCGCCGTCACCGCCGCGATCGGCGCGGTCCTCGGCGGGCTGCTCGCGTACGCGTTGGTCACCGCCAAGCCCGACGGCGTCCTGCGCCGGGTCGTCACCTCGGCGTCCGGTGTCCTCGCCCAGTTCGGCGGGGTGACCCTCGCCTTCGCGTTCGTCGCCACCATCGGGCTGAGCGGGTTCGTGACGGTGTTCCTCCGGGACCACCTCGGCATCAACATCTACGCCCACGGGGTGTGGCTGTTCGAGCTGCCCGGCCTGCTGCTGGTCTACACCTACTTCCAGGTGCCGCTGATGGTGATCGTGTTCCTGCCCGCGCTGGACGGCATCCGTCCACAGTGGCGGGAGGCGGCGGAGAGCCTGGGCGGGTCGACCTGGCAGTACTGGCGAATGGTGGCGATGCCGCTGCTCGCCCCGCCGTTCCTCGGCTCGACGCTGCTGCTGTTCGCCAACGCCTTCTCGGCGTACGCGACCGCCGCGGCGCTGGTCAGCCAGGGCAGCCCGATCATCCCGCTGCAGATCCGGGGCGCCCTGACCAGCGAGGTGATCCTCGGCCAGCAGAACCTGGGCAAGGCGATGGCCCTCGGCATGATCGTGGTGGTCGCGCTGGTGATGTGGCTCTACGCGGTGCTACAGCGAAGGAGTTCGCGATGGCTGGGGTGACCCGACGCCGCGCCCGACGCCAGCGGGCCTTCCGCTGGACGATCGTCACCCTGCTCGGCATCTTCTTCCTGCTGCCGCTGGTGGCGATGCTGGAGTTCACCACCCGTGGCCCGAACGGCACGTACACCCTGGAGACCTGGAAGCTGCTGGTCGACTGGGGTCAGCTCGGCGAGACCTACCCGGATCTGGCGACCGGTGTCGTGAACTCGTTCGGGCTGGTGCTGCTCACCGTCGCGCTCACCCTGCTGCTGCTGGTGCCGACCGTCGTCTGGGTACGGCTGCGCCTGCCCCGGCTGCGCCGGCTGGTGGAGTTCCTCTGCCTGCTGCCGCTGACCATCCCGGCGATCGTGCTGGTGGTCGGGCTCGCCCCGGTGTACGCGTGGGTCACCTACTTCCTCGGCGGTTCGGCGCTCACGCTCACGTTCGCGTACACGATTCTGGTGCTCCCGTACGCGTACCGGTCGATCGACGCGGGACTGTCCGCGATCGACGTACGGACCCTGGCCGAGGCGTCCCGGAGTCTCGGGGCGAGCTGGGCGACGGTGATCTGGCGGGTGGTGCTGCCGAACATCCGCTCGGCGGTGCTGTCGGCCGCGTTCCTCACCGTCGCGCTCGTACTGGGCGAGTTCACCATCGCGTCCCTGCTCAACCGCAGCAACCTCCAGGTCGCGATCAACCTGCTCGGCAAGAGCAGCGCCACGATGTCGGTCGCGGTCTCGCTGACCGCGCTGGTGCTCGCATTCGTCCTACTGATGCTCTTGTCCCTCGTCGGCGGCGGCCGACGCCGGACTTCCCCGAAGGAGACACGGTGACCGGTACCACCAGCGTCGCCGCCGCGCCCGGCGAGCGCGACGGCGCCCGGCAGGGCGTCACGGTACGACTCGAATCGCTGCACCGCCGGTTCGGCAACACCTCCGCCCTGGACGGGCTCGACCTCGAACTCGCCCCCGGTGAGCTGGTCGCGCTGCTCGGTCCGTCCGGCTGCGGCAAGACCACCGCGCTGCGGGTGCTCGCCGGTCTGGAGGAGGCCGACTCGGGGCGGGTCCTGGTCGACGGCGAGGACATCACCAACCGGCCGGTGAACCGGCGCGACATGGGGATGGTCTTCCAGGCGTACAGCCTGTTCCCGCACCTGACCGCGCGGGAGAACGTGGAGTTCGGGCTGCGCCTGCGCGGCCGACCCGCCGCCGCCCGGCGGGAGCGGGCCGGCGACATGCTCGACCTGGTCGGCATCGGCGGTCACGCCGACAAGTACCCGCACCAGCTCTCCGGTGGTCAGCAACAGCGGGTGGCGCTCGCCCGCGCGCTCGCCATCCAGCCCCGGGTGCTGCTGCTCGACGAGCCGCTGTCGGCGCTCGACGCCAAGGTCCGGGTCCAGTTGCGCGACGAGATCCGCCGGATCCAGATCGAGGTCGGCACCACCACCCTGTTCGTCACCCACGACCAGGAGGAGGCCCTGGCGGTGGCCGACCGGGTCGGGGTGATGCGCGGTGGGCGGCTGGAGCAGTTGGGGCCGCCGGCGGAGATCTACCTGCGTCCGGCGAGCGCGTTCGTGGCCGACTTCGTCGGCCTCAGCAACCGGCTGCCCGGCCGGGTCGACGCCGACACGGTGGAGGTGCTCGGCGCCACCCTGCCACTGGTGGAGCCGGCCGACGCGCCGTCGGACAAGACCGTGCCGGTGACCGCGCTGGTCCGCCCGGAGGCGGTCGACGTGGTCGCCGATCCGGACGGCAGCGGGCGCGTACTCGCGGCCAGCTTCCTCGGCCCGATCAGCCGGGTGACGGTGACGATGCCGGACGACACCCTGGTGGTCGCCCAGGTCTCCAGCTCCCGCCTGACCGAGTTCACCCCCGGCACCCCCGTCCGCGTCACCCTCCACCCCTCCCCCGTCGCCCTAGCCCGCTGACCCGCGCTTCCCGCGCTTCCAGCGCTTCCCGCGCATGGGGCTCTTGTAGAGAAAGAGTGGCTATTCCGAGCTGGGTAGCCACTCTTTCTCTACAAGAGGGTGCACCTCAGGGGATGGTGATGACGATCTTGCCTCGGCCGTGGCCGGTTTCCATGGCGCGGTGGGCGTCGGCGGCGCGGGAGAGGGGGAAGGTTTCGCGGATGTGTAGGCGGAGCAGGTTGCGGTGGTGCAGGTCGACCAGTTCGGCCAGCCGGGCGGCGGAGCGCAGGGCGGGGGTGACCAGGATGCCGAGCGGTTCCGCCTGGTCGTGCTCGACCAGGGTGAGGATCCGCTTGCGGTCGGGCACCAGCTCCAGCGAGACCCGCAGCGCGTCGCCGCCGGCCCCGTCGAGCGCGGCCGAGACACCGCTGGGCGCGAGGGCCCGGACCCGGTCGGCCAGACCGTCCCCGTACGCGACGGGGGTGGCGCCGAGCCCGCGCAGGTAGTCGTGGTTCTCCTCGCGGGCGGTGCCGATGACGGTGGCGCCCCACAGTTGGGCGAGTTGCACCGCCACGGTGCCGACCGCGCCGGCCGCCCCGTGGACCAGCAGCACGTCCCCGGGACCCACGCCCAGGGTCTGGAGGGCGATGTGGGCGGTCTGCGCACCGGCGGTGAAGCCGCCCGCGACTGTCCAGGGCAGGGACTCCGGCTTGGGCGTGATCTGGTCGGCGGGGATGACCAGGTATTCGGCGTAGCAGTTGAGCTGGCCGAAGCCGAGCACCTCGGCGCCGACGGTCACCCCGGTC of the Micromonospora sp. NBC_01796 genome contains:
- a CDS encoding ATP-grasp domain-containing protein, yielding MLLVPANPLRPRRPDEHFAPEAEAARAAGLDVGLVDHDALARGEEVERAVASVKGGGTAVYRGWMLRGERYAAFADALAGRGVTLRTTGEQYRRAHELPGWYPALAEVTPRSAWTTGTDRADFDRVRAELGAGPAVLRDYTKSMKHHWHEAAYIPDISDGVAAWRVASRFLRLREDDFVGGFVLRRFERFTTAEVRTWWVDGVCVLVGPHPDTPDEAPAREVDLAAVVPLVSGLGLPFVTVDLALRADGVWRVIELGDGQVSDRPAVIEPGTMIAALSAGNP
- a CDS encoding winged helix-turn-helix transcriptional regulator, with the translated sequence MAGVGSGGEEGTSMFPGRGGADGTAAIIPLPVTADDRAACAATDVLRRVGEKWSVLVLALLAQRAYGFNELDRTIHGLSRRMLTRTLRLLERDGLVRRTAAVQQWQGSEYGLTDLGRSLLPLVIALGEWAVDHDTDIRRAHASFDASTATDAPVEAGGVVGAGTTGGRGIPIA
- a CDS encoding SDR family NAD(P)-dependent oxidoreductase, whose amino-acid sequence is MKTVLVSGGTRGIGRGLVLSLLGSGDRVMAVGSGAANGAALVDEATRLGMADRLSFIRADLSSVARTVTLIDELVATEPELDALVLGAFRYNPRRIITAEGFEHTFALYVLNRFLLARGLLPALERAADPVIVSLCGTGGIPVGRIHWDDLQLSRRYSGLRATMQAARANDLLGVGFTGRHPDTRVRYVLYNPLFVDTALADPFTQPTRALVKGLSRLFAAPVAQALPPILGLLATPPDEPLSAYRRGRRVRLSGSAFAPDTAARLHRVLDGLSPG
- a CDS encoding YybH family protein; this translates as MDRERVTEWVAAYERAWRTPGTDPLATIFTADASYLQGPYRQPVLGLPAIARMWEAEREGPDEAFRMTSEVVAVDGDTAVVRAEVHYGEPTNQEFRDLWILRFADDGRCRAFEEWPFWPPNAGNTSQE
- a CDS encoding ABC transporter substrate-binding protein — its product is MRISVARTVALLAASSAALAITACAPPEKESAASNSDAAKAVSVSDLGGLDKLVEAAKKEGQLNVIALPPDWANYGEIIKAFNTKYGIKVNSAQPDASSQDEINAANQLKGQDGAPDVFDLSGAVASANTSMFAPYKVATWDDVPAALKDANGTWVNDYGGYMSIGYDASKVPAPQSVADLLKPEFKGKVALNGDPTQAGAAFSGVVMAALGNGGSADDVSKGIDFFGQLKKAGNFLPVDPTSTTVESGQTPVVIDWDYLNVAQGAKLQGKLDWKTVVPSNAVVGSYYVQAISKDAPHPAAARLWQEFLYSDEGQNLWLGGGARPVRADAMVKAGTLDQAAYGKLPVTSGEPVFLTDPQTAKAKESLAANWAKAVG
- a CDS encoding ABC transporter permease encodes the protein MTVVTPHPDPVAPAPGVRPAPAARRRISLPGRDLLGVVPFFAFIVLFLAIPTLVVVIGAFTGDGGGFTLDNLSAIGTSYIMEAFGRSILLSAVTAAIGAVLGGLLAYALVTAKPDGVLRRVVTSASGVLAQFGGVTLAFAFVATIGLSGFVTVFLRDHLGINIYAHGVWLFELPGLLLVYTYFQVPLMVIVFLPALDGIRPQWREAAESLGGSTWQYWRMVAMPLLAPPFLGSTLLLFANAFSAYATAAALVSQGSPIIPLQIRGALTSEVILGQQNLGKAMALGMIVVVALVMWLYAVLQRRSSRWLG
- a CDS encoding ABC transporter permease — protein: MAGVTRRRARRQRAFRWTIVTLLGIFFLLPLVAMLEFTTRGPNGTYTLETWKLLVDWGQLGETYPDLATGVVNSFGLVLLTVALTLLLLVPTVVWVRLRLPRLRRLVEFLCLLPLTIPAIVLVVGLAPVYAWVTYFLGGSALTLTFAYTILVLPYAYRSIDAGLSAIDVRTLAEASRSLGASWATVIWRVVLPNIRSAVLSAAFLTVALVLGEFTIASLLNRSNLQVAINLLGKSSATMSVAVSLTALVLAFVLLMLLSLVGGGRRRTSPKETR
- a CDS encoding ABC transporter ATP-binding protein, encoding MTGTTSVAAAPGERDGARQGVTVRLESLHRRFGNTSALDGLDLELAPGELVALLGPSGCGKTTALRVLAGLEEADSGRVLVDGEDITNRPVNRRDMGMVFQAYSLFPHLTARENVEFGLRLRGRPAAARRERAGDMLDLVGIGGHADKYPHQLSGGQQQRVALARALAIQPRVLLLDEPLSALDAKVRVQLRDEIRRIQIEVGTTTLFVTHDQEEALAVADRVGVMRGGRLEQLGPPAEIYLRPASAFVADFVGLSNRLPGRVDADTVEVLGATLPLVEPADAPSDKTVPVTALVRPEAVDVVADPDGSGRVLAASFLGPISRVTVTMPDDTLVVAQVSSSRLTEFTPGTPVRVTLHPSPVALAR
- a CDS encoding NADP-dependent oxidoreductase; its protein translation is MRAAAFTEFGGPEVLRLMELETPQAGTGQVRVRIKAAGVQPYDCAVRAGWTPPGIGPGFPRVPGNEFAGIVDQVGPEVTGVTVGAEVLGFGQLNCYAEYLVIPADQITPKPESLPWTVAGGFTAGAQTAHIALQTLGVGPGDVLLVHGAAGAVGTVAVQLAQLWGATVIGTAREENHDYLRGLGATPVAYGDGLADRVRALAPSGVSAALDGAGGDALRVSLELVPDRKRILTLVEHDQAEPLGILVTPALRSAARLAELVDLHHRNLLRLHIRETFPLSRAADAHRAMETGHGRGKIVITIP